The region GTCGGCGCCAGAGCGCGAGCACCTGGCCAGCAGCCTAAAGCTCACGTCCACCCAGGTGAAGATCTGGTTCCAGAATCGCAGGTACAAGTGCAAGAGACAGCGGCAGGACAAGTCTCTGGAGCTGGGCGGGCAcgcgcccccgccgccgccgcgccgtGTGGCGGTGCCGGTGCTGGTGCGGGACGGCAAGCCGTGCGTCACTCCTGGCGCGCCAGCCTACGGCGCGCCCTACAGCGTGGGCGCGGGAGCCTACTCCTACAACAGCTTCCCCGCCTATGGCTATGGGAACTCGGCagccgccgccgcagccgccgccgctgcagccgccgccgccgcggcctaCAGCGGCAGCTATGGCTGTGCGTACCCGGCAAGCGGTGgcagtggcggcggcggcggcggggcctCTTCGGCGGCCTCGGCCATGCAGCCCGCCTGCAGTGCGTCTGGAGGCGGCCCCTTCGTGAACGTGAGCAACCTGGCCGGCttcgggggcggcggcggcgcgcaGCCGTTGCACCAGGGTGCGACGGCGGGGGCCGCGTGCGCTCAGGGTACCTTGCAGGGCATCCGGGCCTGGTAGGGACCGGGCAGGTAACGCGGCAGGCGACCCCACCGCAGCCTGGCGCCGCGGGACTAAAGGGCGAGAAAGGCTGGATCCAAGGAAGGACCAGGTCCCCtcgttaaaaaatataaatatatatacataaacgtCTCGCTCCCCAGGGCCTCGGAGCGCAGCTTACACGAAGTCCGGGGAAGGAGGCTCTGGGGCGAAGAGGATGCGCCTGGGCCTACATGGAGACTATCTCTGAGGCAGAAAAGCTGGCTGGGTGCCTGGAGGACAATGGCCCCAATCTCGGCTCCAAAGGGAGTGCGAAAGGCTGGGACTCAGGCTGCCAGTCGTCTCTCCTAGAGCAAGAAGGGCTTCTCTTTCTCGGCCTTCTCGCGGCCTCAGCAGAGCGCTGGCGGAAAACTCAAGGACAGAGAACAGcatgaaggagagaaaaatgggCGTCGTGGCTTGATAAATCCCCAGGCCCTACCGACCCTCTGCTCACTTTGCAGGGCCGGAGTGCCACACCACAGtccattttccttttcccaaCCGCCTGCCCTCCGCAACAGATACCTCGGCCTGGATCTCCAGATTGTCAGGAGGCGTAGAACTCTGCAAGAAAAATCAGCGGAGCGAGATCAAaagttgggggcttgaacaaatcTGGAACCTAGGGGCCCACCGGAGGTGTTACCGGCTTTCCTTCTGTTTCCTATTCTGTATTCagcacatataatatatatatatatataactaaatatatCCACACGCCATGTACACACCCGCTGCCATACACTACAGGAGTCAATAAACAAGGTGCAATATTTTCAAACGGTTGGCCGGCTACAGACCTTGTTTAGCCCACAAAAGTAGGGAGAGATCCTTCAACAGGGCGGCGGGGAAGGAAAAGATGCTCTGGGAAAGCAGTTCTGCCCTGGGCGATCGCAGGCCTGGTCTCCCCTGCCTCAGCCCCCAGGCTTCAAGTCCGGTCTCTAAGGCTTTGttcattaatttctctttacTGTCCTAGGGAGGACAGGTCGGAGACTCAGGGCCTTTTGAGGTGGGACTTTGAAATCCCCCCAAGTTTCACCCAGATGCTTGGGCTAGTATCTGGGCCTGCGTTAGATCAAGGCTTAGACTCTGCCCACCTCGAATGCCTCCAGAGTAAAGGAAACCTCGCCCCTAGGCCTAGCCGTAGGCGCCGCGAAAGCAGCTCCATCTTCTGCCGCCGCCCGGCCTTCCAGCGCGCCCGGGGGCGCTGCGCCCCGCCGCGGCCGAGTTCTCCCCCTTGGTCGCCCTCCCTTCTCCCCCGGCGGCCGAGGCTTTATGCGGCTCCTTGTCACTTGCGGAGAATGCCTGTGCGAGGCCTGTGCTGCCACACGGCCGA is a window of Bos taurus isolate L1 Dominette 01449 registration number 42190680 breed Hereford chromosome 26, ARS-UCD2.0, whole genome shotgun sequence DNA encoding:
- the NKX2-3 gene encoding homeobox protein Nkx-2.3, with protein sequence MMLPSPVTSTPFSVKDILNLEQQQQQHFHGAHLQADLEHHFHSAPCMLAAAEGTQFSDGGEEDEEEEGEKLSYLNSLATADGHGDSGLCPQSFVHTVLRDSCSGPKEHEEEPEVVRDGNQKSCQLKKPLEAAGDCKAAEESERPKPRSRRKPRVLFSQAQVFELERRFKQQRYLSAPEREHLASSLKLTSTQVKIWFQNRRYKCKRQRQDKSLELGGHAPPPPPRRVAVPVLVRDGKPCVTPGAPAYGAPYSVGAGAYSYNSFPAYGYGNSAAAAAAAAAAAAAAAAYSGSYGCAYPASGGSGGGGGGASSAASAMQPACSASGGGPFVNVSNLAGFGGGGGAQPLHQGATAGAACAQGTLQGIRAW